The Dehalococcoidia bacterium genome segment CCGAGGCGGTGGCCAAGGTGCTGGAGAAGGTCCCCGAGGGCAAGGTGAGGGGCGGCCTGAACGCCGAGGCCTGCCGAGAGGGTGACATCATCTTCGTGACGGTGCCCTACGAGGCCCATCAGGAGACCCTCGCCTCCTTGGCCGACCTCATCGACGAGAAGATCCTGGTGGACGTGGTGGTACCGCTACAGTTCGGCGGCCACGGCGTCCGTGCCCTCAGCGTTCCCGAGGGCTCGGCAGCGGAACAGGCGCGCGCCCTCGTGCCCAAGGCCAAGGTAGTCAGCGGATTTCACCACCTGGATGCCACTCTCCTCCAGAACGTGGAGAAGCCCATGCAGGGAGATGTTATCATCTGCTCTGACCACCGTTCGGCCAAGCGCAAGGTGATGGAGCTGGCCGAGAAGATCGCCTACTTGCGAGCGGTGGACGGCGGCGTCCTGGCCAACTCCCGCTACCTGGAGGAGTGGACAGCCCTGCTGCTGAACATCAACCGCATCTACAAGGCGCGCACGGGCGTGCGCATCGTGGGGATATAGGGCGCGAAATGGGTCAGTCCCAGGCGGGACCCCCGGCCGAAGTGCGCATCATCCCCGTAAACGGCATCGGCGAAGTGGCCCGCGGACAGGACCTCGCCCGCCTCATCGTCGAGGCCGCCGCTGCCCAGGGCACTCCCATCGAGAGCGGCGATGTGGTAGTGGTCACCCAGAAGGTGGTCTCCAAGGCCGAGGGCCGCCTGGTGGCCCTGGTCGACGTTACGCCCTCGCCCCAGGCCCAGGAGCTGGCAGCCAGGCTGGACAAAGACCCCCGTCTGGTGGAGCTGGTGCTGAGGGAGAGCCGGCGCATCGTGCGAGCCGAACGAGGCGTCCTCATCACCGAGACCAGACACGGCTTCGTGTGCGCCAATGCAGGGGTGGACGCCTCCAACGTGGCCGGCGAAGGCTATGTCTCCCTGTTGCCAGAAGACCCCGACGCCTCGGCCGAGGGCATCCGCCGCAGGATAAAAGACCTCTGCGGGGCAGAGGTGGCGGTCATCGTTAGCGACACCTTTGGCCGGCCATGGCGGGAGGGGCACGTCAACGTGGCCATAGGCGTGGCGGGCATGTCGCCCTTCGCCGACTACGTGGGCCAGACGGATCCCTACGGTTACGAACTGCGGGTCACCACCATAGCCGTGGCCGACGAGCTGGCAGCGGCAGCGGAGCTGGTGATGGGCAAGCTAGAACGGGTCCCGGCGGCCATCGTTCGTGGCTATCGGTACCGCCCGGGCCCGGGCAGGGCCACCGACATGGTGCGCCCGCCCGAGCGCGACCTATTTCGCTAGCGCATGGACGGGCCGGCCAGCACCCACAGGCCTGGGGCTGGTCTGACGGGGAGCTTCACTCGGGACCAGCAGGGGACGCCCCGGACAGGAGAGGCCCGAAGCTGCCCTCGACGCCTCAGGGCTGCTCGGACTGGGCAGGGGGCGAGATCCTGGACAGGACCTGCCCCCACACGGCTTCCTGCCGCTCGGCAGCCACGGCGCGAAGGAACCTGGAGAGGCGGTGACGCAGACGGGCTACTTCCAGCAGGGACGATAACTCGTCGTCCTCTTCCAGAAGAGGGTCCTCGCCGCGCAGCAGCCTATCGATAGCCTGGTCCAACAGTTGGGCCCGCATAGCCTCCTGCCTTGACGCCGCCATCGCCACCACCCCTGGTCCGTCATACACCCCTGTTGCGCTTCCCCCGCGGGCATTCAGGGTCATTTTACCCATCTTGGAGGCGAAGGCCAATGGCCTCGGCCCACCATTGCCCCCGTCGGTCAGCATGCTTTTCTACCTCTTGCCAACATCGTGGCTGACATCTATGCCCTCTATCGGCCCGAGGTCGGCGTAGGCGGCCGCCAGCACTTCTGCCACGTGGAGGACGCGAACGGGGAGGCGGGCCAGCCTCGTCCCTGCTTCCAGCTGCAGCATGCAGCCGGGGTTAGCGGTGACGACGGCGTCTGCTTCCGTAGCAGCGACCTCCCGGATGCGTTCCTGGAGCACCTGGAGCGCCAGAGCGGGATGGGTCAGGGAATACACTCCGGCGCTGCCGCAGCATCTGTCCGGGTGCTCCATCTCCATAAGAGTCAGTCCGGGCACCTGACGTAACAGCCGGCGGGGGGCCTCGCGCACCCGCTGGGCGTGGGCCAGGTGACAGGGGTCCTGATAGGTGACCCGTAGGGGCAGGGGCCGCGAGGGCGGAGGCAGGGGGGCTTCGGCCAGGAACTCGGTGACGTCCCTCACCAGGGCCGAGAAGCGTCGCGCCTTCTCAGCGTAAGCAGGGTCATGGGACAGCAGGTGCGCGTACTCCTTCATGATGGCGCCGCAGCCAGCCGCGTCCACCACCACCGCGTCCACGCCGGCAGCCAGGAAGGCATCGATGTTGCGACGCGCCAGCGACAGGGCCGTGTCCATATCGCCGTTATGGGCAAAGAGGGCACCACAGCACCCCTGCCCCTCAGGCGATACGACCCCGTACCCGGCAAGGGCCACGAGGCGGACGACCGCCCGGTGCACGCGGGGATACAGGGCGGGCATGACGCAGCCCAGAAAGAGGCCTACCCGCCGCGGGCCTCCTTCGAGCAGCAGCCCGTAGCGGCGGTAGGGGCGCCCCTGAGGCGCCGGCGACGACGCGGCCAGCAATCGCAACCTCCTGGGCAGGTTACGGGCCATGGCGCGGGCGAGGGGGGCGACGGGCGACAGCAAGGAGACGAAGGCGTCGGTCAGGGCGGGGCGCAGGAGAAAGAGGCGCAGCAGTGCCCGGCGCAGCATCCACCCAGCGGGAGCGGGGCCTCCCTTCATTACCATGGCCCTGGCTGACTCCATCACCCGGCCGAAGGGGACCCCTGAGGGGCAGACGGCCTCGCAGTTGCGGCACTGGAGGCACAGCTCCAGATGCTCCAAGGCGGAGGGAGCAGGCCCGATGCGGCCCTCGGTCAGGGCGCGGATGATGTGCAGGCGGCCGCGGGGGGAATCGGCCTCCAGATGGAGGAGGCGATAGGTGGGACAGCTCTGGAGACAGAGGCCGCAGTGGACGCAGCGGGACAGGTCCTGGTCCAGGGGAGCGAAGGGGAAAGAGAGAGGGCGCCTGCTCATATCCCGGCCACGAACCTCCCCGGGCTCAGGACTGCCCTCGGGTCCCACAGCTCCTTGATGCGGCGCATGATGCTGGCGGCCGGCGGTGCAGCTCCCCACAGGTCAGCGGGAGGAGGCGAGGCCGAGGGCCATGCATGGACGATCGCTGTTCCCCGAAGGGCGCTGGCCATGTGCAACGCCTGCCCTGCGACGCTCCGGGCATCCACCGTCGCCGGCCAGCGTGCGTAGGCGCTGCCAACGGTGGGGAAGGCGACTGTCAGCTCCGGCCCCAGAACGGCCAGGCTTTCCAGGGCCTCGGGCAGACGCGAGGGGAGGACGGACAGGCGCACCGCCAGGGTATCGCCGCGAGCGGGGGAGGCCATAGCTTCCTGCCAGCGCGGCGACGCATTCTCGGCCGGGGTGCCGCCGGCAGCGGCAGCCAGTTCGCTGGCCATGGCCACGCTTCGGGCCACGGCGCCCGGGCTACCCCCTAGCTCCAGAAAGAGGATATAGGGCCCGCCCTCTCGTTGCAGCCACATAGCAGTCACCGGAAGCCCCCTTCGCCAGACCTCCCTCGACACGCTACAGGCCGCCTGAGGCGCGGCGAAGGCAAAGGCCAGGGAAGCGGTGGCCCGGGGCAACGGCAGCAGCTTGAATGTGGCCTCGACTATGACCCCCAGTGTGCCGAGGGAGCCGATGTACAGCTTGCAGAGGTCGTAGCCAGCGACGTTCTTCACGACCCTGCCCCCTGCCCTGGTGACGCGGCCATCGGCCAGCACTACCCTCATGCCGATGGTGTAGTCGCGGGGGTGGCCGCAAGCGTAGCGCCTAGGGCCAGCGATGGCGGCAGCCAGCGTCCCGCCCACGGTAGCATGCTCGGGCAGGGGAGGATCGAGGCCCACCGTCTGCCCGCTCTGGGCCAGTCGGGACTGGAGGGCGGCCACTGCGACACCTGACTGGACTGTGCAGGTCAGGTCGGCCGGCTCGTGCTCCAGCACGCGATCCAGCCTTCGCAGGTCCAGGGCGACATCGTAGCGACGGGGCGGAGCGCCCAGGCCCATCATGGTGCCGCCGCCCCACGGCACCACCGCCAGCCCCTCGCGGCAGGCCAGCCGCAAGACCTCGGCCACCTGCTCCACCGTGGACGGACGGGCGACAGCGATAGGCGTCATCTCGGCGATGGCATAGGCAGCAGCGGCCTCTCCCGTGACCAGGCCATCGCGGCCCAGGATGTCCAGCAAGGCGCTCTCCAAGGCCCCGGTCCGGCCCACCGCCCGTCCCCTACACGTAGGCGTCAGGCCCCACCTTGGCGATGGCCGAGCGCATGCCGGAGGACACCTCGCCGCAGCCTTTATGGGTGGGGAAGACCTTGCCCGGGTTGAAGGCCTCGCCTGCGCCGAAGGCCTCTTTCAGGGCAGCCATCACCGCCAGGTCGTCATCGGAGAAAATCCAGCGCATGTAGTCCCGCTTCTCGTAGCCCACCCCGTGCTCGCCGGTGATGGTGCCGCCCGCCTCGACACAGACGCGCAAGACCTCCTCCCCACAGTCCAGGACGCGGCGGGCGGCCCCTGGCTCCCGCTCGTCGAAGAGGATGTTGGGGTGCAGGTTGCCGTCACCGGCGTGGAAGACGTTGGCCACCTGCAGGCCGAAGCGGTCGCAGATCTCGTAGACCCGGCGCATCACCTGGGGCAGCCTGGTGCGGGGCACCACGCCATCCAGTATGTAGTAGGACGGGGCCAGACGGCCCAGGGCACCCAGAGCGGCCTTGCGCCCAGCCCACAGCCGCTCCCGCTCCTCGGGAGTGAACCCCATGCGCACCTCTCGCGCCGAGAGCTCCTGGCATATGCCCCGCACCGCCTCGGCCTGCTCCACAGCCTCTTCCCGCAGCCCCTCCACCTCAATGAGCAACACGGCACCGGCGTCGGGCGGATACCCCGCCTGGACGTACGGCTCCACCGCCAGCATGGTGTTGCGGTCCAGCATCTCCAGGGCGGCAGGAACGATGCCCTGACCGATGATGGCCGAGACGGCCTCGCAGGCGGCATCCACATCGTCGAAGATGGCCAGCAGGGTCACAGTGGCCTCGGGCCGCGGCAGCAGGCGTAGCACCACCTTGGTCACGATGCCCAGGGTGCCCTCTGAACCTACCACCACCCCGACCAGGTCGTAGCCCGGTGCGTCCGGCGTTTTGCCACCCAGCCAGACCAGTTCCCCCTCCGCCGTTACCAGCTCCAGCCCCAGCACATGGTTGGTAGTGGTGCCATAGCGGAGGCAGTGGGGGCCTCCGGCGTTCTCGGCCACGTTGCCGCCGATGGTGCAGGCCCTCTGGCTGGAGGGGTCCGGGGCGTAGTACAGTCCGTAAGGGGCGGCAGCTAAGGAGACGTCCAGGTTCACCACCCCCGGCTCCACCACGGCCAGGGCGTTCTCGGGGTCTATTTCGAGGATGCGGCACAGGCGGGCGGTAGCGAGGACGATGCCCCCCTCGCAGGGGACAGCGCCGCCCGAGAGTCCCGTGCCAGCGCCGCGAGGCGTCACCGGCACGCCGTAGCGACGGGCCAGGCGCACCACCGCCGCCACCTCCTCGGCCGAGCCGGGCAGGACGACGGCCTCCGGCAGCGCCCGTTCGATGGTGGCATCGTATTCATAGACAATGAGTTCCTCGGGCCGGTGGAGGACGTAGCGCCGCCCTACTATGCGCCTGAGCTCTTGCAGCAGCCGCGAGTCCACACCCCAAGTCTATCACCGACCGGGGCGGATATGACGGGGCCAGCGCTACAGGGCGGGAGGCGACCGTGCAGTTCGGCGTGCACCCGCCCCGAATAGCGGTAGGCTGGCCCGGAGAGAAGGCGCTGCGCTTCGCCCGTGAGGTGCGGCCCCCACTTCCCCCGAGGCGGGGTCAGGAGCTGTCCGAGGCCCAGCCGCGCGCCCGCTCCACCGCCCGCCGCCAGCCAGCGTAGAGACGCTCCCGCTCCTCCGCGGGGAGCCGTGGCAGGAAACGCGCCCCTTCCCTCCAGAGGTCCCGCAAACCGTCCAGCCCTTTCCACAGACCGGCGGCCAGGCCGGCCATCATGGCCGCTCCCAGGGCAGTGGTCTCGGCCACGGGAGGACGCACCACCGGCCGTCCCAGCACATCGGCCTGGAGCTGGAGCAGGAGGTCGTTGGCAGCGGCGCCGCCGTCGGCCCGCAGTTCGGGCAGGGCCAGGCCGGCACCCTTCTCCATGGCCTCCACGACGTCCCGCGTCTGGCAGGCCATGGCCTCCAGGGTGGCACGGGCGATGTGGGCCTTGGTGGTTCCCCGAGTGAGGCCGATGATCAGGCCCCGTGCGTGGGGGTCCCAGTAGGGGGAACCGAGGCCGGTGAGGGCAGGCACCACGTACACCCCGCCGCTGTCCTCCACCTGTCGTGCCAGGGACTCCACCTCATCCGAGGAGGAGATGATGCCCAGGCCGTCCCGCAGCCACTGGACCATGGCGCCAGAGACCAGGTTGGAGCCTTCCAGGGCATAGGTAACCTCCTCGCCCATCTGCCAGGCGATGGTGCAGAGGAGGCCGTCCGCTGCGACCGCCTCCGTGCCCGTGTTCATCAGAAGGAAGGAGCCGGTGCCGTAGGTGTTCTTGGCCTCTCCGGGACGGAAGCAGGCCTGACCGAAGAGGGCCGCCTGCTGGTCGCCCAGAACCGCCATCACCGCCACGGGAGCGCCCAACAGCTCCTTCCGCGTCTCGCCGAAGAACCCGCAAGATGGCAACACCTCCGGCAGAACGGGGTGGGGGACGTTCAGGACACGCAGCAGCTCCTCGTCCCAGCGCCGACGGTGGAGGTCGAACAGGAGGGTACGGGAGGCATTGGAGGGGTCGGTGGCATGGCGTCCAGTGAGGCGATACAGGAGCCAGGAGTCGATGGTCCCGAACCGCAGTCGACCCCTGGCGGCCAGTCGTCGCAGCTCGGGGTGCTGGTCCAGAAGCCAGGCCAACTTGGTGCCCGAGAAGTAGGGGTCGAGCACCAGGCCGGTGCGCTGCCGGAATAGGGGCTCCAACCCCTCCTCGCGCAGCCGCTGGCAGAGGGGCGCGGTGCGGCGGTCCTGCCAGACGATAGCGTTGGCGACGGCGCGTCCCCCCTCGTCCCACAGGACAGTCGTCTCGCGTTGGTTGGCGATGCCGATGGCTGCCAGCCGTCGGGCGTCGATGCCGGCGCGACGGAGGGCCTCGCGGGCAGCCTCCACCTGCGTCTGCCAGATCTCCTCCGGGTCGTGCTCCACCCAGCCGGGCTGAGGAAAGTGCTGACGAAAGGGGATCTGGGCCGAGACCACCGGCCGCCCGTCGGCGTCGAACAGGATGGCGCGAGAGCTGGACGTGCCCTGGTCCAGGGCCAGAACGAACTCGCCCATGTCGCCGCCAGCATAGCGGGCAGGCAGGGGCAGCCTCAAGGGCTGATACCATGGACAGGGATGGCCCTCAGATTCCTGGAGGAGCTGCTGCGTCGGGAGCTGGAGCGCATCGGGCGCGCCGACCTGATGGAGGGCGTCGTGGGCGGCATCGGCTTCACCGACGACGGGTCCACCATCTACGTGCACCTCTTCCCGGGGCCGAAGGCGGCGCGGCGCCCAGGCCGCGCCTATGTACTCGCCTGGCACGATTACGCCGAAGACGCCTCACAGCGACTGGACTGTTTCCGCTGGCTGGTGCGGGAGGCCAAGCTGAACATACGCGACCACGTCCTCGACATCGTCCGCTGGCTGGAAGCGAGATGACGGGAGGGCCTGTGCACCGCCCCCCGCCGAAAGTTCTATAATTTGTGTGCAATGCCCAAGCTCATCGGCCGCTCCCTGACCCTGGCCCAGGTGATAGACCGCTACGCCCGGCCCGGCGAACTATACGAGCGCCTGGAGGGCGGCAAGGTGCGCTGCTATGCCTGCGGCCACCGTTGCGTCATCTTGGACGGCCAGCGGGGCATCTGCCAGGTCCGCTTCAACCGCGGTGGCACCCTGATGGTGCCCCACAACTACGTAGCCGCCCTTCAGTGCGACCCCATCGAGAAGAAGCCCTTCTTCCACGCCCTGCCCGGCGCGCTGGCCCTCACCTTCGGCATGCTGGGTTGCGACTACCACTGCCCCTACTGTCAGAACTGGGTCACCTCCCAGGCCCTGCGCGACCCCATCGCCGGCGCCGAGCCAATGGAGATCTCGGCGCCGGAACTGGTGGAGGTAGGCGAGCGTATGGGCGCGCGGGCCTACGTCAGCTCCTACAACGAGCCTCTCATAACTTCCGAATGGGCTGTGGAGGTCTTCCGCCTGGCCAAGGCCAAGGGGTTTCTGACCGCCTATGTCTCTAATGGAAACGCCACCCGCGAGGTGCTGGAGTACCTGCGACCCTGGGTGGACTGCTACAAGATAGACCTCAAGTCCATGAACCCCAGGAACTACCGCGTCCTGGGCGGCAAGCTGGAGAACGTTCTGGAGACCGTCCGCATGACCTGGGCCATGGGCTTCTGGGTAGAAATAGTGACTCTGGTGGTGCCGGGCTTCAACGACTCCGACGACGAGCTTCGGGAGGCAGCCCGCTTCATCGTCTCCGTCTCCCCTGACATCCCGTGGCACGTCACCGCCTTCCACAAGGACTATAAGATGACCGACCCAGACAACACCGATGCACGCACTCTGGTGCGGGCCGCCACCATAGGTCGCGAGGAGGGGTTGCGCTACGTCTACGCCGGCAATCTGCCGGGCATGGTAGGCGACTTCGAGAACACCCGCTGCCCAGCTTGCCAGCGGCTCCTGGTCCGCCGCCACGGCTACCGCATCCTCTCCTACGAGGTGACTGCCGAGGGCACCTGCCCGGGCTGCGGCCAGCGCATACCCGGCATCTGGTGGCAGGGCGAGCGCCCCCGCCAGGTGGCCGATGCCCCCATCCCCCTCACTTACAGGATCTGAGTCGACGCCAGGCGCCACCCCCTCAGAGCGCAGCCTGCCGAAGCCTGTTGGGGCAGCCTCCGTCGGACAGGCTCGGCGCTATTGACATATCAGTTGCCGGGCTTAAAATCGGGATGAACACAGGCGAAGGGAGGTTGAGAAGGGCTACTAGACGATAACAGGGGTCGGCAGTCCACAGGCCGGCAGGCGAAGCAGCGAGACTGCACTTATCTTTTGTATCGTCCTTCCATAACGCTGGACCTGCCCCTGGGGCCTGCACCGACCCCGACGTCGGCGCGCGATCGCCGCGGGCCCAGGGGAGGTGCTCGGCGTTTGTCAGCCATCGCACATAGCGTAGCTTGCAGCCTCGATGAGGCCTTCGCCTACTGCAGGCGGGTGGCCCTGGGGCATTACGAAAACTTCACCGTAGCCTCCTGGCTCCTGCCCAGGCAACTGCGCCCCCATATGTACGTCATCTACGCCTACTGTCGGGGCGTGGACGACCTGGGCGACGAGGCCACGGGGGACCGCCTCGCCCTTCTGGACGAGTGGGAGGCGGAGCTCAGGCGGGCCTATCAGGGTCAGGCCCGCCACCCGGTGTTCGTAGCCCTGGCCCACACCGTCCGCCAGTTCGATATCCCTCCCGAGCCCTTCCTGAAGCTCATCGAGGCCAACCGCATGGACCAACGCCGGCACCGCTACCCCACTTACGCCGACCTGCTCCATTACTGCGAGCATTCGGCCAACCCCGTGGGCCACCTGGTCCTCTACCTGTTCGGCTACCGAGACCGCGAGCGACAGCGCCTCTCCGATGCCACTTGTACCGGCCTGCAGCTGGCCAACTTCTGGCAGGACGTAGCCCGTGACCTGGAGATGGGGCGCATCTATATACCCCTGGAGGACATGTCCGCCTTCGGATACTCGGAGGAGGACCTGCTGGCCCGCGTCTGCGACGACCGCTTCCGCCGCCTCATGGCCTTCGAGGTGCGGAGGGCGCGGGAGCTGTTCGCCGAGGGGCTGAAGCTGGTCGACCTGGTGGCCGGCAGGCTGAAGCTCGATGTGAAGCTCTTCAATCTGGGCGGGCTGGCGGTGCTGGACGCCATCGAGGATATCGACTACGACGTGCTGCACCGCCGTCCCACCCTGTCGCGGGCCCGCAAGGCGCTGCTGGCCCTACGGGGGCTGCTGCCTGTGCCCGTGCGGGTGCGGGGGCTGTCATGACTCAGGGGCTGGAGCTGGCCTACGCCCACTGCGCCCAGGTGGCCAAACGAGAGGCCAAGAACTTCTATTACGGCTTTCTTCTGTTGCCGCCTCACCAGCGGCGGGCCATCTACGCCGCCTATGCCTTCGCCAGGCTGTGCGACGACATCGTGGACGAGGACGGCCCCGACGACCAGGAGAAGGCGGCTCGCCTGGCCGCCCTTCGCAACGACCTTCGGCGCTGCCTGGACGGAAACCCCGAGGGCCCCGTCTTCGCGGCCCTGCACGACGCCGTCCGCACCTTTGCCATCCCCCACGACTACCTGTTCCAGCTGGTGGACGGGGTGGAGATGGACCTGCTGCGCCGCCGCTATCGCACCTTCGCCGAGCTGGAGCGCTACTGCTACCTGGTGGCATCGGTGGTGGGACTCATCTGCATCCAGGTCTTCGGGTACAGCGGCGGAGAGGAGGCACGGCGACGGGCCGTCGACCTCGGCATCGCCCTGCAACTCACCAACATCCTGCGCGACGTGCGGGAGGACCTGGCCCGGGACCGTATCTATATACCGCAGGAGGAGATGGACGCCTTCGGCTATTCGGAGGAGGCCCTTTGCCGTGGCGACGCTGGCCCGTCCTTCTACCGCCTGATGGCCTTCCAGGTGGAGCGGGCGCGGGAATACTATCGCAGCGGGCTGCGACTCCTGCCGCTGCTGCCCCGTCGGCCCCGCGCCTGCGTGGGGGCCATGGCCGGCATCTACCTGCGCATCCTCGAACGCATCGCCCGGGAGCCGGAGATAGTCCTGCGGGAGCGGGTATCTCTGGGCACCGGGGCGAAGCTGGCCCTGGCCGGGCGCGAGCTGGTGAGGAGCGTGGTGCCGCTGTGAAAGGGCGTGTCGTCGTAATCGGCGGAGGGCTGGCAGGGCTGGCAGCGGCCTGCGACCTGGCCGACGCTGGCCTGAGGGTCACCGTGCTGGAGCGCCGGCCCTTCCTGGGCGGCCGCGCCTACTCCTTCCTGGACGGTCGAAGCGGCCAGGAGGCCGAC includes the following:
- the amrS gene encoding AmmeMemoRadiSam system radical SAM enzyme, which produces MPKLIGRSLTLAQVIDRYARPGELYERLEGGKVRCYACGHRCVILDGQRGICQVRFNRGGTLMVPHNYVAALQCDPIEKKPFFHALPGALALTFGMLGCDYHCPYCQNWVTSQALRDPIAGAEPMEISAPELVEVGERMGARAYVSSYNEPLITSEWAVEVFRLAKAKGFLTAYVSNGNATREVLEYLRPWVDCYKIDLKSMNPRNYRVLGGKLENVLETVRMTWAMGFWVEIVTLVVPGFNDSDDELREAARFIVSVSPDIPWHVTAFHKDYKMTDPDNTDARTLVRAATIGREEGLRYVYAGNLPGMVGDFENTRCPACQRLLVRRHGYRILSYEVTAEGTCPGCGQRIPGIWWQGERPRQVADAPIPLTYRI
- the hpnD gene encoding presqualene diphosphate synthase HpnD, which gives rise to MTQGLELAYAHCAQVAKREAKNFYYGFLLLPPHQRRAIYAAYAFARLCDDIVDEDGPDDQEKAARLAALRNDLRRCLDGNPEGPVFAALHDAVRTFAIPHDYLFQLVDGVEMDLLRRRYRTFAELERYCYLVASVVGLICIQVFGYSGGEEARRRAVDLGIALQLTNILRDVREDLARDRIYIPQEEMDAFGYSEEALCRGDAGPSFYRLMAFQVERAREYYRSGLRLLPLLPRRPRACVGAMAGIYLRILERIAREPEIVLRERVSLGTGAKLALAGRELVRSVVPL
- a CDS encoding FAD-binding oxidoreductase; its protein translation is MGRTGALESALLDILGRDGLVTGEAAAAYAIAEMTPIAVARPSTVEQVAEVLRLACREGLAVVPWGGGTMMGLGAPPRRYDVALDLRRLDRVLEHEPADLTCTVQSGVAVAALQSRLAQSGQTVGLDPPLPEHATVGGTLAAAIAGPRRYACGHPRDYTIGMRVVLADGRVTRAGGRVVKNVAGYDLCKLYIGSLGTLGVIVEATFKLLPLPRATASLAFAFAAPQAACSVSREVWRRGLPVTAMWLQREGGPYILFLELGGSPGAVARSVAMASELAAAAGGTPAENASPRWQEAMASPARGDTLAVRLSVLPSRLPEALESLAVLGPELTVAFPTVGSAYARWPATVDARSVAGQALHMASALRGTAIVHAWPSASPPPADLWGAAPPAASIMRRIKELWDPRAVLSPGRFVAGI
- the glpK gene encoding glycerol kinase GlpK; this encodes MGEFVLALDQGTSSSRAILFDADGRPVVSAQIPFRQHFPQPGWVEHDPEEIWQTQVEAAREALRRAGIDARRLAAIGIANQRETTVLWDEGGRAVANAIVWQDRRTAPLCQRLREEGLEPLFRQRTGLVLDPYFSGTKLAWLLDQHPELRRLAARGRLRFGTIDSWLLYRLTGRHATDPSNASRTLLFDLHRRRWDEELLRVLNVPHPVLPEVLPSCGFFGETRKELLGAPVAVMAVLGDQQAALFGQACFRPGEAKNTYGTGSFLLMNTGTEAVAADGLLCTIAWQMGEEVTYALEGSNLVSGAMVQWLRDGLGIISSSDEVESLARQVEDSGGVYVVPALTGLGSPYWDPHARGLIIGLTRGTTKAHIARATLEAMACQTRDVVEAMEKGAGLALPELRADGGAAANDLLLQLQADVLGRPVVRPPVAETTALGAAMMAGLAAGLWKGLDGLRDLWREGARFLPRLPAEERERLYAGWRRAVERARGWASDSS
- a CDS encoding heterodisulfide reductase-related iron-sulfur binding cluster, coding for MSRRPLSFPFAPLDQDLSRCVHCGLCLQSCPTYRLLHLEADSPRGRLHIIRALTEGRIGPAPSALEHLELCLQCRNCEAVCPSGVPFGRVMESARAMVMKGGPAPAGWMLRRALLRLFLLRPALTDAFVSLLSPVAPLARAMARNLPRRLRLLAASSPAPQGRPYRRYGLLLEGGPRRVGLFLGCVMPALYPRVHRAVVRLVALAGYGVVSPEGQGCCGALFAHNGDMDTALSLARRNIDAFLAAGVDAVVVDAAGCGAIMKEYAHLLSHDPAYAEKARRFSALVRDVTEFLAEAPLPPPSRPLPLRVTYQDPCHLAHAQRVREAPRRLLRQVPGLTLMEMEHPDRCCGSAGVYSLTHPALALQVLQERIREVAATEADAVVTANPGCMLQLEAGTRLARLPVRVLHVAEVLAAAYADLGPIEGIDVSHDVGKR
- the hpnC gene encoding squalene synthase HpnC, whose product is MSAIAHSVACSLDEAFAYCRRVALGHYENFTVASWLLPRQLRPHMYVIYAYCRGVDDLGDEATGDRLALLDEWEAELRRAYQGQARHPVFVALAHTVRQFDIPPEPFLKLIEANRMDQRRHRYPTYADLLHYCEHSANPVGHLVLYLFGYRDRERQRLSDATCTGLQLANFWQDVARDLEMGRIYIPLEDMSAFGYSEEDLLARVCDDRFRRLMAFEVRRARELFAEGLKLVDLVAGRLKLDVKLFNLGGLAVLDAIEDIDYDVLHRRPTLSRARKALLALRGLLPVPVRVRGLS
- a CDS encoding FAD-binding protein, with translation MDSRLLQELRRIVGRRYVLHRPEELIVYEYDATIERALPEAVVLPGSAEEVAAVVRLARRYGVPVTPRGAGTGLSGGAVPCEGGIVLATARLCRILEIDPENALAVVEPGVVNLDVSLAAAPYGLYYAPDPSSQRACTIGGNVAENAGGPHCLRYGTTTNHVLGLELVTAEGELVWLGGKTPDAPGYDLVGVVVGSEGTLGIVTKVVLRLLPRPEATVTLLAIFDDVDAACEAVSAIIGQGIVPAALEMLDRNTMLAVEPYVQAGYPPDAGAVLLIEVEGLREEAVEQAEAVRGICQELSAREVRMGFTPEERERLWAGRKAALGALGRLAPSYYILDGVVPRTRLPQVMRRVYEICDRFGLQVANVFHAGDGNLHPNILFDEREPGAARRVLDCGEEVLRVCVEAGGTITGEHGVGYEKRDYMRWIFSDDDLAVMAALKEAFGAGEAFNPGKVFPTHKGCGEVSSGMRSAIAKVGPDAYV
- the npdG gene encoding NADPH-dependent F420 reductase, with translation MARIAFIGGTGPEGLGLAIRFAKAGEEVFIGSRSEQRAAEAVAKVLEKVPEGKVRGGLNAEACREGDIIFVTVPYEAHQETLASLADLIDEKILVDVVVPLQFGGHGVRALSVPEGSAAEQARALVPKAKVVSGFHHLDATLLQNVEKPMQGDVIICSDHRSAKRKVMELAEKIAYLRAVDGGVLANSRYLEEWTALLLNINRIYKARTGVRIVGI
- the cofE gene encoding coenzyme F420-0:L-glutamate ligase, producing MGQSQAGPPAEVRIIPVNGIGEVARGQDLARLIVEAAAAQGTPIESGDVVVVTQKVVSKAEGRLVALVDVTPSPQAQELAARLDKDPRLVELVLRESRRIVRAERGVLITETRHGFVCANAGVDASNVAGEGYVSLLPEDPDASAEGIRRRIKDLCGAEVAVIVSDTFGRPWREGHVNVAIGVAGMSPFADYVGQTDPYGYELRVTTIAVADELAAAAELVMGKLERVPAAIVRGYRYRPGPGRATDMVRPPERDLFR